The DNA sequence CACAAAAAGCGAACAGAACGACGTGCCGGAGGGCCAGTGGGCCAAGGATCCGGAAACAGGCGAGATCATCAACGCGCGCGTGCTGCAGGAGAACGCCCTCGTTTTCCCGAATTCCGGGCACCACCTCAGCATGAGCGCCCGGGAATACTTCGATCTGCTGTTCGACGATTCCGTCTACGAACTGTACGACACCGAACTCAGCGCCGTCGATGCACTCGACTTCGTCGACCGCAAGTCGTACGCCGGCCGCATCGCCGCCGCGCAGAACAAGACCGGCCTGAGCGACGCCGCCAGCGGCGCCATGGGCAACGTGGGCGGCCACCGGATGTCGATTGCCGCCATGGACTTCTCGTTCATCGGCGGATCCATGGGGTCCGTGGTGGGGGAAGTGATCAGCCGCGCCATCAAACGCGCGTACACCGAGCGCGTCCCGCTCCTCGTCATCTCCCAGAGCGGCGGCGCACGCATGATGGAGGGGGCGCTGAGCCTCATGCAGATGGCCAAGACCAGCGCGCACCTCGCCCAGCTCCATGAGACCGGCATGCCCTACATTTCGCTGCTCACGGACCCGACGACCGGCGGCGTGACGGCGTCGTTTGCGATGCTGGGCGATTTCAACATCGCCGAGCCCGGCGCCCTGATCGGGTTCGCCGGCCCGCGCGTCATCCGCGAGTCGATCGGCCAGGAGCTGCCCAAGGGCTTCCAGCGGGCCGAGTTTCTCAAGGAGCACGGATTTATCGACTTCATCGTCGACCGCCGGCACCTGCGCGCGCGCCTCATCCAGCTGCTGGATCTGATCCTGGAAAAGAAGCCCGCCGCGTGAACGGAGGCTACAAAAATACACGAGCCCGCTCCGTTTCCG is a window from the Rhodothermales bacterium genome containing:
- the accD gene encoding acetyl-CoA carboxylase, carboxyltransferase subunit beta — protein: MSWFKRTDAGIRTTKSEQNDVPEGQWAKDPETGEIINARVLQENALVFPNSGHHLSMSAREYFDLLFDDSVYELYDTELSAVDALDFVDRKSYAGRIAAAQNKTGLSDAASGAMGNVGGHRMSIAAMDFSFIGGSMGSVVGEVISRAIKRAYTERVPLLVISQSGGARMMEGALSLMQMAKTSAHLAQLHETGMPYISLLTDPTTGGVTASFAMLGDFNIAEPGALIGFAGPRVIRESIGQELPKGFQRAEFLKEHGFIDFIVDRRHLRARLIQLLDLILEKKPAA